The following proteins come from a genomic window of Hoplias malabaricus isolate fHopMal1 chromosome 15, fHopMal1.hap1, whole genome shotgun sequence:
- the LOC136668083 gene encoding uncharacterized protein — MTDQKMDTASTDYPFRRGVIRRTPFRTGPKDPVEEALRAASEWSQRLQRISGAVPLPRTEDSIQESSDGSSGNRRSRRRKQAGTPAPENYPLRSGEIFGGALWTRAVSLRSQDMGDEANRGASPGELSSKKSLESAPKPAKSTTLHLPRWAFQFLLPRRRPPLLSSKERRPPLLFPWTTSQIHLPPWTSLHVLLSPWTSSQFRLPPWTSSQFRLPPWTSLQVPLSPWTSLQVPLSPWTSSQGLQSPYGEIHAMNGSETVVASVVMVIGLVAFLGAIMTGLSSIISNLDRRRGRFYYRMETICSYMKSMDLPEDVQTLVQTSYHYFWIHQKGYNAGGLFDDLPLALQSEVSRFRYKNILEKCELLKETEDGFKSALSLKFKTQTFNPGHILSRAGEINQNLYYIERGQMKIYKTDCIATLLPGFLIGEVGLMYKIPRNTTICTATLCEVCVLENHDLLTLFADYPEGASVACGRTTHSHNSLASPPLASHQPGHTLLFDGRPFHPLYAQILDVVSDKPPSVGASIVILEDRVWSQTVEIWDCR, encoded by the exons atgaccgatcaaaagatggacacagctagcacggactacccaTTTAGGAGAGGTGTAATTCGCCGGACTCcgttccgcacaggccccaaagatcccgtggaggaggcgTTAAGAGCGGCTTCGGAGTGGAGTCAACGGCTTCAGCGCATTTCCGGTGCGGTTCCACTCCCCCGAACAGAAGACTCGATTCAGGAATCGAGTGATGgctccagcgggaatcgacggagccggaggagaaAGCAGGCTGGAACCCCAGCTCCAGagaattaccccctcaggtccggcgagatttttgggggggccTTATGGacaagggctgttagcctcagatcacaggacatgggagatgaggctaacaggggcgcatctccgggggaactaagttcaaagaagtccctcgagagtgcgcccaAACCCGCTAAATCCACAACTCTGCACCTGCCTCGCTGGGCGTTTCAATTCCTGCTCCC aaggcggcgTCCGCCTCTCTTGTCTTCGAAagagcgacgcccgcctcttctgtttccgtggacgacgtcgcagattcatctgcctccgtggacgtcgttgcacgttctcctgtctccgtggacgtcgtcgcagttccgtctgcctccgtggacgtcgtcgcagttccgtctgcctccgtggacgtcactgcaggttcccctgtctccgtggacgtcactgcaggttcccctgtctccgtggacgtcgtcgcagggtctccagtctcc atACGGAGAAATACATGCAATGAATGGTAGTGAAACCGTTGTTGCATCTGTTGTAATGGTGATTGGACTGGTTGCCTTCCTTGGAGCTATTATGACTGGTTTGAGCTCAATTATTAGTAATTTGGACAGACGAAGAGGAAGATTCTACTATAGAATGGAAACGATATGCAGTTACATG AAAAGTATGGACTTACCAGAAGATGTTCAAACCTTGGTGCAGACATCTTATCATTATTTCTGGATACACCAGAAAGGTTATAATGCTGGTGGGCTGTTTGATGACCTTCCATTGGCCTTGCAGTCAGAAGTGTCACGTTTCCGTTacaaaaatatattggaaaaa tgtgaaTTACTGAAAGAAACAGAAGATGGATTTAAGAGTGCTTTATCCTTGAAATTTAAAACCCAGACTTTTAATCCTGGACATATTTTGTCCAGGGCTGgagaaattaatcaaaatttatATTACATTGAGCGAGGCCAAATGAAGAtat ATAAAACTGATTGCATTGCAACATTGTTACCTGGCTTCTTAATTGGTGAG GTCGGTTTGATGTACAAAATTCCAAGAAACACCACGATATGTACTGCAACGTTGTGTGAAGTTTGTGTACTGGAAAACCATGATTTGTTGACACTATTTGCTGACTACCCAGAag gagcctcagtagcgtgtggaaggaccacacacagccacaacagcttaGCATCTCCTCCTCTTGCtagtcaccagcctggtcacacactgctgtttgatggcaggccattccatcctctctatGCCCAAATTCTGGacgtagtctctgataaacctcCCTCTGTGGGGGCGAgcattgtcatcttggaggatagggtttggtcccagactgtggagatatgggattgccgctag